GAACGCGCCGCCGAAGATGAGGATGACCGGCAGCAGCTGCGGGAGGTACTGCCCCAGCAGCACCGCGGCCGGGAGGATGAAGAGCAGCTTGTTGCGCAGCGAGCCGATCGCGATCTGCTTGATGATCGGGAGCTCGCGCTCCGCCGCCGAGCCGTGGAGGTACTGCGGCGTGACGGCGGTGTCGTCGACCACGACGCCCGCGGCCTTCGCGCTGGCGCGGCCGGCGGCCGCACCGACGTCGTCCACGCTGGCGGCGGCGATCCGCGCCAGGGCGGCGACGTCGTCGAGGAGGGCGAACAGTCCGCCGGCCATGGGTGGTCCTCCGGGTCGTGGGTCGGTGAGGGGGCAGCCTATCGGCGTGCGTCGCGGTTCCTGGCCGCGACGTCGTCGAGCGCGTACGTCAGCAGCTCGGCGTGGGGCGGCAGGGGACCGCGGCGACGCTCGCCCGTGTGGACCCACCCGAGCTTCTCCCAGAACGCCCGGCCCCGCGGGTTCGCGGCGTAGACGCACAGCCAGGGCCGCTCCGCACCGGCAGCACGCAGGCGCCGCACGAGCTCGTCGTGGGCGGCGACCGCGAGGCCGCTCCCCCACTCGTCGACCGCGATGCCGAAGTGCATGACCTCCGACCCGCGAGTGGCGGCGAAGCCCGCGACCCGGTCCTCGCGCAGGACGACGTAGCACTCGATCCCCGGCTCGGCGATCTCCGACCGCCACCGCTCGGCGAGGACCTCGCGCGGGAAGGGGTACCGGTCCTGCGGGAACACCACGGAGAGCCCGGCGATCGACGCGGGCTCCTGGACCGCCATCACCGCGGCGACGTCGTCGGGACGCATGTCGCGGAGCAGCCTCCCGGAGGTGGTCATGTGCGGACAGTAGCCTCGCGGGATGCCGCCCGCCGCCGACCGGACGTCCACCGCCGACCACGTGTGGCTCGTCGAGGAGCGGGAGTACGCCCGGCACGAGGCGCGGCGCGGCCGGAGGCACGCCTACGAGCGCCTCGACCCCGGCCGGACCGCACTCGTCGTGGTCGACCTGGTGCCGTTCTTCGTGCGCGAGTCGGCCTACGTCCGCGGCATCGTGCCGCGCGTCAACGCGTTGGCGGCCGCGACCCTGTTGGTCGAGGAGGTCGCGCCACTCGCTGGTCGAGGAGGGACGAAGTCCCGTCACGAGACCCGCCCACCCTGTTGGTCGAGGAGGTCGCGCAGCGACCGTCACGAGACCCGCCCACCCCGGGTCGCCGGGCTGTCCACAGATCCCCGTCCGACCGTGGCCGAGTGTCGGTGCCCGCCGATACAATCGAACACATGAGCGAGACGCTGGCAGCACCCGAGGAAGAGGTCACCGTCGACGACCTCGACGCCTCGACGCTGCTCGCCTCGATCCGCGACTCCCGCCGCCACGAGCACGCCGAAGCCGCCCGACAGCTCGCCCTCGCCGCCCGCTGGGCCGACCTCCACCCACCCGAGTCGATCCACCACGCCGCCACCTTCACCAGCTCCGGCGCCGGCACCGAGCAGAGCGAACCCATCGCCGGCGACGGCTGCCCCCTCGTCGCCGAGTTCTGCATCCCCGAGCTCGGCGCCGTCCTCGGCATCTCCACGACCGCCGCCAAGCGGCTCATCGGACAGGCCCTCGAGCTGCGCCACCGACTCCCCCGCCTCTGGGCACTCGTCCACGCCGGCCACGTCCCCGCCTGGCGTGCCCGCATGGTCGCCGAGACCACCATCCACGCCGTCCCCACCCTCACCCGCGAGGCCGCCGGGTGGGTCGACACCCAGGTCGCGGCCGTCGCCGGGAAACTCGGCACCGCCCAGCTCGACCGCCTCGTCGCCGAGGCCATCAAGCGTCACGACCTCGACCCGGCGTCTCGACCCGACACCGCCCACGGCGAGGACGACGCCGACTTCGCGGCCGACCGCCACCTCGCCACCGACGCCCGCCACGCCACCATCGACTCCCGCCACCTCCACTACGACGGCCTCATGCGCATGGAGGCGATGCTCGACCTCGCCGACGCCCTCGACCTCGATCAAGCCCTCGCCCACCGCGCCGAGGTGTTCAAGGCCCTCGGCTCCACCGCACCCCTCGACGCCCGACGCGCCGCCGCGCTCGGCGACCTCGCCCGCACCCAGACCGCCCTCGACCTCCACCACCAGAGCCAGGCCACCGGCCGGCCCCCACAGCCCGAGCAGTCCCAGAACCAGCCGGCCCAGCCCGAGCCGACCGAGCACACCGAGCAGCCCGAGCAGCCCGAGCAGCGCGAGCAGCCCGAGTCGACCCAGCATGAGCCCACCGAGCCGGCGAGCGACGACCTCCCCGCCGCGCGTGAGGTCGTCCTCCACGTCCACCTCGACGCCCACCTGCTCACCGACGACACCGGCCAGGTCGTCGAGACCGTGTTCGGCCCCACCGCGAGGCTCGACAACCGCCAGCGGCTCGCGCTGCTCGAGCAGGTCCAGACCTGGTGCGCGACCTCGCGCACCAAGGTGACCATCCGTCCCGTCATCGACCTCGACGCCGAGCTCACCAGCCCCGGCTACCCCGTCCCCGACCGGATCCGCGAACAAGTCGTCCTCCGCGACCGCACCTGCGTCTTCCCCTGGTGCACCCGCCCCGCCCGGGCCTGCGACATCGACCACGTGATCCCGTACGACCACGACGCTGCAGCCGACGGGGATGCCGACGGCCGACCACAGCCCGGACCGACAGCCACCTCCAACCTCGCCGCCCTCTGCAGGTCACACCACCGCCTCAAGACCCACACCCTCTGGCGCTATGAGCACCTGCGCCCCGGCGTCTTCGAGTGGACCAGCCCCCACGGCCACCACTACCTCCGCGACCACCACGGCACCACCGCCCTCGACCCACCCGCGGTGACGATCGGGCCACCAGGTCTCGTGACGGGACTTCGTCCCTCCTCGACCAACGAGCACGACGAGCCCGGCGAGCCCAGCGAGCCCAGCGACAGCCGACCATGACCCCGCCCCACACCCCGCCACCCACCCGGTAGCGGGGTCAGCGGGCTGTCGCGAGGAAGTCCGCGACGGCGTCCTCGAAGCCGGGGAGGTCCTGCGGCCGGTGGCGGGCACCGGGCAGCACCACGTGGCGCGCACCCGACTGCGCGAGCCGGGACGCGATCACCTCGTACTCCTCGTTCCACGCCCCCGTGACCACCAGGGTCGGGACGTCGGCCAGTACGTCCGCGTCGAGGCCGTGGCCCCAGGGCGGCTCCATCGCGGCGAAGCGCTCTGCGACCGGTCGGTCCTCCGCCCACGTGCCGGGGGTCGCGTCCCGTCCCATCATCATCGGCGCGAAGACCTGCCAGAAGCCGTGGAGGTCGCCGTCAGCGGCGCGGGCACGGGCGGCCTCCATCGGCCCCACGTGCGCCTCGATCGCCGCGTCCCCGCGGGCCACGTCGTAGAGCGCCGGCTCCACCAGCACGTGCGGCACCGCCGGAAGGGATCCCGCCGCGTGCGCCAGCGCGACCGCCACCGCGCCGAGCGAGTGGGACACCACGACACCCACGTCGTCGGGGCACCCCGCGGCCAACCGCGCCGCCTTGTCGGCCATCCGGGCGACCGAGCCGTGGTCGGCGAAGACGGCCCGCGCCCCATCCTGCTCGGGCCACGCCGCTCGACCTGAGCGGCCGGCGCCGTGCACGTAGTACCTCACCCACCGCACCGTAGCCGCGCACTAGCGTCCCCTCCATGACCTCCTTCGTGAAGTCCCTGACCTTCGACTGCCACGACCCGCTGGCCGTCGCCGCCTTCTGGGCGGCCGCCCTCGGATCCGACGTCGACGAGGACAGCACGCCCGACCGGGCGTGGGTCGAGCCGGCCGGGTGGGGCGGACCGAGCATCTGGTTCCAGCGCGTCCCGGAGGGCAAGCAGGCGAAGAACCGCCAGCACCTCGACCTGCGCGCCATGGGTCCGGTCTCCGACGAGCGGGCGCGACTCGAAGGGCTCGGAGCGCGCGTGCTCGACGATCGCGGCGACCTCGTGGTGATGGCCGACCCCGAGGGCAACGAGTTCTGCCTGGAGGCCTGACAGTGGACACCTACACGGGCAACGACTTCTACTGCGACGTGGCGATCCCCCGAGTCGTGCCACTCGACGTGGTCCACGAGGACGAGCTGGTGCTGGCCTATCACCACACCCGGCCGTTCTGGCCGGTCCACCTGGTCGTGGTCCCGAAGCGACACATCGCCTCGCTGACGTCAGTGACGACCCACGACGAGTCCGACGTACGGGCCGTGCTCGAGGTCGTCCAGCACGTGGCGGCCAGTGTCGAGCGGGACCGCGGTGCGGCCGCGGTGCTCACCAACCTCGGGACCTACCAGGACTCCAAGCACCTGCACGTGCACGTCAGCTCGGGTCCGCCGCTGCGCCCCTGAACCGGTTGTCGGTCCCCCGCGGCACAGTGGGGGCATGGACACCACCGCCGTGATGACCAGGCTGGTCGAGGTCATCGACGCCCACGACTGGGCGTCGTTGCCCGGCCTGCTCCACCCCGACTTCACCTGCCGCCTGGTCCACACCGGCGAGGTCTTCGACCGCGACGACTGGGTGGCGTTCAACGCCGACTACCCCGGCTTCCAGCGGATGCACCTCAAGGACCTGGTGGTCGACGGCGGGCGCGGCGTGCTCCGGGCCACGGTCGTCGGGACCGACGGCAACGGCGACGACGAGCTGTTCGCCGTCGCGAGCTTCGCCGAGGTCCGCGACGGCCTGCTCGTCGAGCTCGTCGAGGTGTGGGCCGAGGTCGACCAAGACCCGCCACCCGGCACCCGCCTGCCCGGTCCGACCGAGCGGCTCCGCTTCCGCAGGATGACCGCCGACGACCTCGACGACGTCACTGCGATGCTCGTCGACTTCGACCCCTACCGCGGCGACCGACCGCCCAGCTCGGCGGCCGACGCGCAGCGCTGGATCGAGTGGCAGGCGCGCAACTACGCCGACCACGGCTTCGGGCTGTGGGTGCTGGAGACCCACGACGGCCAGTTCGTCGGTGACTGCGGCCTCACCGTCCAGGACGTCGAGGGCACGCCCCACGTCGAGGTCGGCTACCACCTCGTCGAGCCGATGCGCGGCCGCGGCTACGCCACCGAGGCGGCCCGGGCCGTGCGCGACTGGGCCGCCGCCCACGGCGTCGACCACCTCGTCGCCCTCATCCGACCCGACAACGTCGCGAGCCAGGGCGTCGCCCGCAACCTCGACATGGAGCTCGAGCGGACGGCACACGTCCACGGGGGCGACGCCCTGGTGTTCGGCACCAGGCTCGCCGCGGGGCGCTAGTCCTCGACCAGCCCGATCCGCAGGTACTCCGCGGCGTAGGTGCCGGTCAGCAGCAGCGACGCGTAGCGCGCGACCTCCGCGTCCGCGTCGGTCTCCAGCGTCTCCACGCGTACGCCGTGGCGCGCGGCCGCGGCCCGCAGAGTGCCGGCCTGCTCGCGCACCATCGGGTCGTCGGCGCCGTCGTCGAGGACCAGCAGCAGCGGCCGGAGCTCCGCGCCCTCCTCGGAGAACGGGTCGGCGAACAGGTCCTGGGGGCGGGTCGCCTCGATGACCGGGAGCAGGTGCTCGGCGTCGCCGGCGATCGCGGAGCGACCCGAGGTCCGGCGCAGCGACTCGGCGAGCCGGCGCGCGGCGCGGGCGGCGAGCACCGAGCCGCCCCACACGAGCGGGTTCGTGTCGGCCATCGCGATCGCGAGCATCTTCGCCGGGTTGACCGCGAGGTCGCGGTGCGGCGAGCAGCTGGTGGCGACCTCGTCGAGCGACGAGGCGACCGACTCGGCGTCGGCCCGCGGACCGAGGTGGACGTGGGCGAGGTAGTCCAGCACCACCACCGCCGTGGCCAGCTGGTCACCCGTGACGGTCGGGAGGACCGTGACGTGCCGCCCGGCCGCGTGCTCGCCGACCAGCGACTTCTGCGGGCAGGCCACCACGACCTGGGCGCCGCGGCGCACCGCCTCGGCCACCGTCGACGCGGACCCGTGGTCGTTGCCCTCCGGCGCGAGCATCACCACCAGGTCGAGCGACCCCGCCCAGCCGGGCAGGCCCGGGTTGGGCCACGCCACGAACGGCACCGGGCACCACGGCTCGAGCACCGCGCGCAGCAGGCGTGAGTCCGGGCCGGCGGCGATCACCGCGCGCGGACGCGCCTCGTCACGGCCGCGGGCGATCAGCTCCGCGGTCGCGGTCGCCGCCTCGTGCGCCTCGCGCCGCACCCGCGCCCCGCTCTCGGCGAGCGTGCGCAGGCGCAGGTCGGCTGACTCGAGCGCCACCGCGTCGTCGAGCCGGGCCTCGTCGAACCAGGTCGCCACGGCGAGCTCCTCCCCTGTCGTCGGCCTGTCGTCAGGCGGGCTTGCGGGCCTCGTCGACCAGCAGCACCGGGATGTCGTCGCGCACCGGGTACGCGTTGCCGCACCCCTGGCAGACCAGCTCGTCGGCCCCGTCGAGGGAGGCCGCGACCAGCTCGCCGTGGCAGGCCGGGCAGACGATGATGCTCAACAGCTGCGGGTCGATGTTCACGTCCCGGATCCTAGTCAGTCGGTCGGGGTGAGCACCCGCAGGTGGCCGCGCTTCGCGCCCCGGGTGGGGTCGTCGGTCGAGTGCAGCGGCACCGCCGCCTGCGTCGGGGCCGGTCGCGCGGCCTCGCGGACCGCGTCGGCGAGGGCCAGCAGGTCGTCGCTGCTCGGGCCCGGCGCCTTCTGGTCGGACGCCAGGCGCAGCACCTCCCAGCCGCGCGGGGCGGACAGCCGCTCGCTGTGCACGTCGCACAGGTCGTAGGCGTGCGGCTCGGCGTAGGTCGCGAGCGGACCGAGGACGGCGGTCTGGTCGGCGTAGACGTAGGTCAGCGTGTTGACCGCGGGACGGCCACACGCCGTTCGCGAACAACGACGGGCAAGGCTCACGGCCCCGACGCTACCCGCCGCACGCACGCGCGCCGCTTAGGCTCGCGGCGTGGACGACGTGAGCACCGCCGCAGAGGGACAGCGCCGACGCACCCGCGACCGGCGCGGGCGCGGGATGCGCGGCCCGGGCGTCCTGCCCGAGCGCCCCGGAACCCCGGCGCTCCGGACGGCGCGTCAGCGCTTCGACCAGCTCGTGCTCGACGTGGTCGCCCCGCTCGACGAGCGGTGGCAGCGCCACCTCGGCCTCGTCGAGTACGCCGTCGAGGACACGCCGATGCTCCCCGACGACTGGGGCGACGAGACCGTCCCGCTGTCGTCGCTGGTGCGCGGCAAGGGCACCGGACCGACCCGCCTGGTGGTGTTCCGGCGGCCGATCGAGCACCGGGCGACGACCCACGACGAGCTGCGGGCGATGGTGCACCTCGTCGTCGTCGAGCAGCTCGCCGAGCTGCTGGACCTCACCCCCGGCGACATCGACGAGCGCTACGCCGACTAGCGCTGCGCCGGCCGCACGTCCGGCACCTCGCTGGTGTCGACCAGCTGCCCCAGGGGCAGGAACGACAGCCCGCCGTCGTCGGTCTCGAGCGAGACCACGGCCGTCGTGCGCTCGAGCTCGACCTGGGCCAGCACCGCGTCGTCCGGCAGACGGATCCGCGCCGCGGTCGCGGGATCGACCTCGACGCGTCGCTCCCGCACGACCGCCGCGCCGTCGGCGTCCCACGCCCGCAGGACGACGACGCCCGGGGCCGTGGCGCCGACGACCACCAGCCGCTTGGAGCCGGCCGGCAGGGCGGCCCCCGTCGAGGACTCCACCACGGGTCCGGCGACCGACAGCGCCAGGTCGCGGGGCGTACGGGTGCGCAGGCCTGCGGTGACGGGCCCCGTCGCGTCGAGGCGCAGCGCCTGCACGCCGACCGCCGTGCGTCCGCGCAGCACGCCGCCGAGGTCGACCTCGGCGACCGAGGCAGGCGCGAGGGTGACCTCCTCGAACCCGGCCGGCGCGAACTCGCTCTCGTCGCTGACCAGCCGGAGCTCGACCCGGACCTCGTCGTCACCCGGGTTGGCCAGGGTCAGGGTGCGGTCGGCCGCGCCGGTGCCGACGCCGGCGATGTAGGACGTGGTGGCCGGGGCGTCCTGGGCCGGCAGCCACTCGCGGACCGGGCGGTCCCGACCCAGGGGGTCGACCACGTCGACCACGCTGGAGCCGAGCCGGCCGCGCGAGACCTGCACGCGCAGCGCCAGCGCGTCGCGGTTGGGGGCGACCTCCGCCAGGTCGAAGGAGACCGACCGGGCGCCGGGCACCCGGATGCCGCGCAGGGCGGGGACGTCGACCACACCGGTGCCGTCCCAGACGGTGACGTCCGCGACCGCCGGGCCCTTGTCGGGGTTGACCAGGGTGAGCGTGGAGGCGTGCTGGGCGGAGGCGCCGACGCCGGTGAACCAGCGTTCGGGTGCCGGCTGGTCGCACCCGAACGCCGAGCCGGAGCCGGATCGCGTGGCGACCAGGCCGGGCGCGAGCTCGCCTGACCCGGACACGACGACCGTCCCGCGCTCGGTGCGCGAGGCGACGCCGTCGGTCAGGTCCTCGGTGTCGTCCTCGCGACCGATCCGCAGCGCGAGCTCGCCGGAGGCCAGGGAGGTGCTGCCGAGGCGTACGTCGTCGGCGCCGGGGAGCTGCGCCGGGCAGACCGCGGTCGAGCGGTCGAGCGTCGCGGACGTCGGTCCGAAGGTGCTCGCCGGCACGTCGGCCGGTCGCACGAGAGCGAGGGCGGCGACGGTCAGCAGCGGGATCACGACGGCGAGCAGCGTCAGCGGCGAGGGGCGGCGGCTGCGGACCTCGGCGACGCGGCGGCGCCTCGGGGCGGGAGCGGTGGGGTCAGTCATCGTCGCGGCCTCCCCTGCGCGGTCGGATGGTCGGGGCGGCGAGGACGAGCGCCACCAGGATGGCCAGGCCCTGCAGGACCAGCAGGGCCGGCCGCCACCACTGTCCCGAGCCGTCCACGGCGTCGGCGTCGAGCGGGCGGTCGACGCGCCATGCGCGCGTGGAGCGGTCCTCCGCGCTGGCCTGGTCGAGGCCGGCGGTCGCGTCGAGCAGCGCCGAGACCCGACCGTCGGCCGGCGAGCTGAGGACGACGTACTCGATGCCGCGG
This region of Nocardioides palaemonis genomic DNA includes:
- a CDS encoding HNH endonuclease signature motif containing protein, with the translated sequence MSETLAAPEEEVTVDDLDASTLLASIRDSRRHEHAEAARQLALAARWADLHPPESIHHAATFTSSGAGTEQSEPIAGDGCPLVAEFCIPELGAVLGISTTAAKRLIGQALELRHRLPRLWALVHAGHVPAWRARMVAETTIHAVPTLTREAAGWVDTQVAAVAGKLGTAQLDRLVAEAIKRHDLDPASRPDTAHGEDDADFAADRHLATDARHATIDSRHLHYDGLMRMEAMLDLADALDLDQALAHRAEVFKALGSTAPLDARRAAALGDLARTQTALDLHHQSQATGRPPQPEQSQNQPAQPEPTEHTEQPEQPEQREQPESTQHEPTEPASDDLPAAREVVLHVHLDAHLLTDDTGQVVETVFGPTARLDNRQRLALLEQVQTWCATSRTKVTIRPVIDLDAELTSPGYPVPDRIREQVVLRDRTCVFPWCTRPARACDIDHVIPYDHDAAADGDADGRPQPGPTATSNLAALCRSHHRLKTHTLWRYEHLRPGVFEWTSPHGHHYLRDHHGTTALDPPAVTIGPPGLVTGLRPSSTNEHDEPGEPSEPSDSRP
- a CDS encoding SIS domain-containing protein; translation: MATWFDEARLDDAVALESADLRLRTLAESGARVRREAHEAATATAELIARGRDEARPRAVIAAGPDSRLLRAVLEPWCPVPFVAWPNPGLPGWAGSLDLVVMLAPEGNDHGSASTVAEAVRRGAQVVVACPQKSLVGEHAAGRHVTVLPTVTGDQLATAVVVLDYLAHVHLGPRADAESVASSLDEVATSCSPHRDLAVNPAKMLAIAMADTNPLVWGGSVLAARAARRLAESLRRTSGRSAIAGDAEHLLPVIEATRPQDLFADPFSEEGAELRPLLLVLDDGADDPMVREQAGTLRAAAARHGVRVETLETDADAEVARYASLLLTGTYAAEYLRIGLVED
- a CDS encoding VOC family protein, whose protein sequence is MTSFVKSLTFDCHDPLAVAAFWAAALGSDVDEDSTPDRAWVEPAGWGGPSIWFQRVPEGKQAKNRQHLDLRAMGPVSDERARLEGLGARVLDDRGDLVVMADPEGNEFCLEA
- a CDS encoding DUF3499 domain-containing protein, producing the protein MSLARRCSRTACGRPAVNTLTYVYADQTAVLGPLATYAEPHAYDLCDVHSERLSAPRGWEVLRLASDQKAPGPSSDDLLALADAVREAARPAPTQAAVPLHSTDDPTRGAKRGHLRVLTPTD
- a CDS encoding HIT domain-containing protein, producing the protein MDTYTGNDFYCDVAIPRVVPLDVVHEDELVLAYHHTRPFWPVHLVVVPKRHIASLTSVTTHDESDVRAVLEVVQHVAASVERDRGAAAVLTNLGTYQDSKHLHVHVSSGPPLRP
- a CDS encoding metallopeptidase family protein — its product is MDDVSTAAEGQRRRTRDRRGRGMRGPGVLPERPGTPALRTARQRFDQLVLDVVAPLDERWQRHLGLVEYAVEDTPMLPDDWGDETVPLSSLVRGKGTGPTRLVVFRRPIEHRATTHDELRAMVHLVVVEQLAELLDLTPGDIDERYAD
- a CDS encoding DUF5719 family protein; amino-acid sequence: MTDPTAPAPRRRRVAEVRSRRPSPLTLLAVVIPLLTVAALALVRPADVPASTFGPTSATLDRSTAVCPAQLPGADDVRLGSTSLASGELALRIGREDDTEDLTDGVASRTERGTVVVSGSGELAPGLVATRSGSGSAFGCDQPAPERWFTGVGASAQHASTLTLVNPDKGPAVADVTVWDGTGVVDVPALRGIRVPGARSVSFDLAEVAPNRDALALRVQVSRGRLGSSVVDVVDPLGRDRPVREWLPAQDAPATTSYIAGVGTGAADRTLTLANPGDDEVRVELRLVSDESEFAPAGFEEVTLAPASVAEVDLGGVLRGRTAVGVQALRLDATGPVTAGLRTRTPRDLALSVAGPVVESSTGAALPAGSKRLVVVGATAPGVVVLRAWDADGAAVVRERRVEVDPATAARIRLPDDAVLAQVELERTTAVVSLETDDGGLSFLPLGQLVDTSEVPDVRPAQR
- a CDS encoding Trm112 family protein — its product is MNIDPQLLSIIVCPACHGELVAASLDGADELVCQGCGNAYPVRDDIPVLLVDEARKPA
- a CDS encoding GNAT family N-acetyltransferase — its product is MDTTAVMTRLVEVIDAHDWASLPGLLHPDFTCRLVHTGEVFDRDDWVAFNADYPGFQRMHLKDLVVDGGRGVLRATVVGTDGNGDDELFAVASFAEVRDGLLVELVEVWAEVDQDPPPGTRLPGPTERLRFRRMTADDLDDVTAMLVDFDPYRGDRPPSSAADAQRWIEWQARNYADHGFGLWVLETHDGQFVGDCGLTVQDVEGTPHVEVGYHLVEPMRGRGYATEAARAVRDWAAAHGVDHLVALIRPDNVASQGVARNLDMELERTAHVHGGDALVFGTRLAAGR
- a CDS encoding GNAT family N-acetyltransferase produces the protein MTTSGRLLRDMRPDDVAAVMAVQEPASIAGLSVVFPQDRYPFPREVLAERWRSEIAEPGIECYVVLREDRVAGFAATRGSEVMHFGIAVDEWGSGLAVAAHDELVRRLRAAGAERPWLCVYAANPRGRAFWEKLGWVHTGERRRGPLPPHAELLTYALDDVAARNRDARR